Sequence from the Stenotrophomonas sp. 364 genome:
GGGCAGCGGCTCAGCGCTTGCCCATCACCAGGTCCATGTCCTGGCCCTGCGGCATGCCGGAGCGGCGCTGCAGCATGCCCTTGTCGTCCTTGAACAGGATGCCCGGGGTGCCCTGGAACCCCATCTCGATCATCAGCTCCTGGTTGGCATCAAGCTTGTTCGCTACGTCCGGGCTCAGCTTCGCCACCGGCTTGATCCCGCCCTTGTCGAAGGTGTGCTCGTTTTCCAGCAGGGCCGCGCTCGGGTTCGGTGCGGTCAGGATGGCAGCGGCCTTGGCCGGGCTGTCTTCACGGATCACGCCGACCATGATGTGTCGCAGCTGCACCTTGCCGCTGTCCACCCACGGTCGCGCGGCGTCCCAGAAGCGATGGCAGTACGGGCAGTTGGCGTCGCTGAAGGTGTACACCACCCGCGGCGCATCGGCACGGCCGTCGCGCACCCAGGCGCTGGCAGCGAGCTTGTTCCACATTTTCTCC
This genomic interval carries:
- the dsbG gene encoding thiol:disulfide interchange protein DsbG, whose protein sequence is MLLKSLPAPGSLLAAALLMGLAGCSQAQSPKASGAAKPAAAAKAGEYPDVLKGIQKHGFEVVGEFDAPGGLRGFAGVVGGQQPAAAYVTPDGKHVLVGSLFDATGEDVSAAPLEKLAAKPMSEKMWNKLAASAWVRDGRADAPRVVYTFSDANCPYCHRFWDAARPWVDSGKVQLRHIMVGVIREDSPAKAAAILTAPNPSAALLENEHTFDKGGIKPVAKLSPDVANKLDANQELMIEMGFQGTPGILFKDDKGMLQRRSGMPQGQDMDLVMGKR